The sequence below is a genomic window from Selenomonas ruminantium subsp. lactilytica TAM6421.
GGCAGCCCTCCACGATTATGGCGAAGTATGGCACAAGCTCACTCTTATGCAGGCTAACTATGCCCATAGTGCGGAGCTGTTCCGGCAGCAGAGTCAGGAGGCAGAATATGTCCGGGAGGAAGTGGATGCCCTCAAGGGGGAACTGCTGGACAAGGATATGAATATCGCCCGGCTGGAGAAGAATATCTCTGCCCTGCAGGAGCAGCTGACCCGGATGGATGCGGCGGCCATTGAAGCCTGCATTGCCGAAGTGGTGGAACGCCTCAGGCATATCCCCCAGGAAATCCGGCAGGTATCCCAGCTGTTGGGACAGAATGAAAGCAGCCGGCAGATATTGGCTAGTCAGCTGGAGCAAAGCCGGCGCCGGCAGCAGGTCTATGGAAAGCTGCTGGTTTTATGGCAGAAACTTCTGCAGGCTGAGCAGAAGCGGGGCTTTGTGGATTTGGACAAGAAGAATCTGCGGGAGCTTATGCAGGCCCGGCAAAAGAGCCGTGACAACAAGACCCTGCATTCTCTGGCCCAGGATGTGGAAAGCCAGTATGCCAGACAGCGGGATGAAATTGCTGAGTACCGCTTATCCCTGCGGGAAAATGTGGACGAACTGGGCGATTTGCCGGAAATTTCCCCGGAAGATGAGGAGATTTTCCTGCCCCGTCTGGATACCCTGCGGGATTATGCGGTGCGGCAGCTGGCTTTGACTGAGGCCGGCGGCAAGCCGTTGAGCCCCTATGAGCAGCTCCAGCAGCTCAAGGACCATCTGCTGGAACAGGAAAGCCTGCTGTCCGAGCAGGACAAGCGGATCTATCAGGAGATCATCCTCAACAGCATCGGTCGCACCATCAGCGAAAAGATCTACGGTGCAGAGGATTGGATCAAGAAGATGAACAAGCTCATGGGCAAAAGCGAAACCTCCAGTGCCCTGCGGTTCCGGCTGGAATGGAAGCCTCTTACGGGCGAGGATGATAACGAGCTGGACACGGCCGAACTGGTGGAACTCTTGCACAGCGATCCGGAATTGATGAAGGAAGCAGACATGAAGCGGCTGGAGAAACATTTTTCCTCCCGGATACGGCGGGCCAGGGAAGAGGCTCAGCTGCAGGAAAAGGATGCAGATGCCTTTCAGGCTTCGGTGCGGGAACAGCTGGATTACCGGCAGTGGTTCCGCTTCCGTCTCTATTATGACAAGGGTGAGCAGATTCAGCGGCGGGAACTTACGGACAAGGCATTCTTCCGCTTCAGTGGCGGCGAAAAGGCCATGGCCATGTATGTGCCCTTGTTTTCGGCGGCTTATTCCCGCTATCTGGATGCCGGCAAGGATGCGCCCCGTCTGATTACGTTGGATGAGGCTTTTGCCGGGGTGGACGAGCAGAATATGCGGGATATGTTCCGGCTGGTGGAGCAGATGGGCTTCAACTACATCATGAACTCCCAGGCCATCTGGGGCGATTATGATGTGGTGCCCAGCCTCAATATCTATGAGCTGCTGCGTCCTCTGAATGCCAATTATGTATCGGTGCTGGGCTATCATTGGAATGGCCATAGCCGTAATGTGATGTTGGAGGATAGCCGTGAAGGATAAGCTGGCAGCGGAAGCGGCGGCGTATTTTAAAGGTCATGCAATATTGCTGGCGTTGGCGAAAGAGTTTTGCTGCAAGTATCGCAGTCTGGGCCATTTCGGCGGGCGGGTGTCCCTGACTGCGCTTACGGTGGAGGAACAGCGATCTTTAGCGGCCTTCCTGCGCCGCAAGTTTGGTGAAGCAGATTCCGTGTCTTATAAGGAATTTTCCGCAGCCTGGGAGAAAACCCGTTTCGGGAGCATTCCCTTGCCGGATTTCCTGCTTTCCCTGATGCCCGGGAATTTCATCACCAAGCGGGAAGAACGGCAGCAGGAACAGGCGAAACGGCAGGAAATCATGGACAGGCTGCTGGCAAAATACCCGGCTGGACCTGCCAGGCGCTGGTTGCAGGCTTTGGCCCAGGGAAATCTTCATCTGTTTGCCAAAGAATTATATCAGCAGGAAGATGTTCTGGCTACGGTGGCCTGCGCTTTAGCAATGCTGCCCGCCAAATATGAGCGGTTGCCCCTGTTTGCCAACCGGGTGGCGCAAAATCCCCATGCATTGGATTTTGACCGTACCGAGGGACGGCTTTTCTTGCAGGCTCTGGCCTTTTTGCAGGGGGAGAACGTTCCATCTGCTGCTGACGCACGCACAGAGCTGCTGTATAAATACCGCCTGATCCGTGACGATATCCTGAACTTTGCCACGGTTTACGGCTTGAAGGCCTACGGCGAAGATGGCGGAGAAATAGCCTATTGGCGGGAGGCGGCCAATAGCTATGCTCCTTTGAACGTGCCTCTGCGGGAAATTGCAGCCGCTGAGCGAATCCTGCCGGTGGAGGGGAATGCCGATACGGTCTATATCGTAGAGAATTCCGGCGTGTTCTCCACCTTGCTGGACGGATTGCAGGCTCGGCAAAAGTCTGTGCCATTGGTGGCCCTCCATGGACAGCTGAAGGCTGCTTCCTGGGCATTGCTGGATCGTCTGGCCGCAAGTGGCATCCGCCTGCTCTATGCCGGGGATTTCGACCCGGAAGGACTGAGCATTGCCAGCCATATCCTGAATCGCTACGAAGGAGCCGCCCTCTGGCATATGTCTGTGAACGAGTACGCCCAGGCCAATCTGCTCCTGCCGGAAAACCGGCTGAAAAAACTGCCCACAAGCGATCACCCGCAGCTGACGCCCTTGGTGGCAGCCATGCGGCAAGAACAAAAGGTGCTGTATCAGGAAAGTTTGCTCCAGGAACTGCAGGCCGATTTGTGGAAGAAGTAAAAGCGGGCGAATTTATAGTAGAAGTCCTGGCCAATGTCAATGAGTGGACATGGACGTCTCTGGTTTATTGCCGGGAAAGTATTCTGATAGAAGATAGGCAAACCCTTGTCATGATTAGAGGTCAGTGACGAGGGCATGTTTTTGGGGGGCTTTTTAAAATCGTTATGTGAATAGTAAAAACTTTCTATATAAAGCAGGTTTTTGTCACTGCTGGAGCGAAAAAATACCCATGGAAATTGTGGGCTTTGTAACCAGGAAGGCAGTGGACAGGAAAGTTTCTCGTCCCTTTTGTGAGATTAGAGAAAGGATTTTTATCATGAAACTGCAAACCAAGGCGATCATACTGCTGAACATCTTTATCGTAGCGACCTGCCTATGCCTGGGATTCCTGGGCTACCGCAGTGCAGACATTGGCTTTGATGAGGCTTTGCGGATGAAGGCTTACTCCAATGTAGTTTCCTTCCTGGAACTGGTGGAACATCGCCATCCGGGAAAATGGCAGATCAAGGGCAGTGAGCTTTACAAGGGCGATTACAAAATCAATGGGGATGAAGATTTGGTAGATGATCTGGGAAAGGTTTGCAATGGACATGTGACCATCTTCCTGGGGGATACGCGCGTGGCGACAACGGTAAGGAATGAAGGCGGCTCCCGTGCCGTCAACACCAAGTGCTCTGCTGCCGTGGCGGAAAAGGTCTTGCAGAAAGGTGAGTTCTTCGTAGGCGAGGCCAATGTATTAGGGGAAGATTACCAGAGCGCTTATGAGCCCATCAAGGATACCCAGGGCAAGATCATCGGCATGCTGTATGTGGGGCTGTCTGACAGTGAGTTTGATGGCATCCGCGCCGGCTTCTTGAGCTCGGTTTTGCTGACCATGGTGATCATCCTGATCTTGTCCGGAATTGTGTCCTATTATATTATTGGCAAGGCCCTGCAGCCTATGGCTGCTTTGACGGAAGGGCTGCAGCGCATTGCTGATGGCGACCTGCGGGGGGCACCTGTGCCCGTACAGTCCAGCGACGAGATCGGTCAGCTGACTGCCTGCGGCAATGATATGCAGGAACGGCTGGGGAACCTTATCCGGAATGTGGCGGATTCGGTGCAGACCGTATCGGCTGCTGCCGAAGAGCTTACTGCCAGTGCCATGCAGACCACGGATACGGTGCAGAGCGTGGCAGACAGTACGGTTCATATGAGTGAAGGGGCTGCCCGGCAGGCAGAGATCATCAATACGCTGGAAGCTGAGACCGAGGAAATGTCCAAGAAGGTAGAGGCCTTGGCTGCCAGTGCCAAGACCATGCGGCAGGCATCCCAGCTCAGTCAGGAACGGGCCAGAACGGGCGGGCAGAGTGTCGGCCAGGCTGTGAAGCAGATTCAGCAGATTGCCGAACAGGTGGCAAGCTCGGCTCAGGTAGTGGCAGCCTTGGGTAAGCGTTCCGATGAAATCGGCGCCATTGTGGATACGATTTCCACCATTTCCGAACAGACCAACCTGCTGGCCCTGAATGCTGCCATCGAGGCCGCCCGTGCCGGGGAAGCCGGAAGAGGTTTTTCCGTGGTGGCAGACGAGGTGCGCAAGCTGGCCGAGCAGTCCAGTGAGGCGGCGGGCAATATCTCTCAGCTTATCGTGGCGATTCAGAATGATACCCAGCAGGCTGTGAACGCCATTGAGGAAGGCAACCGCAATGTGTCAGAAGGGGCCAAGACCATTGCCTCCACGGGTGAAGCCTTCAAGGATATCGAACGACAGGTGGATATCCTGGACAATCATATCAAGGAATCCCTGACGCATATTCAGGTAGTGGAGAAAACCAGCCGCGATATCCTTGCTTCCATGGGCAATGTCCAGACACAGAGCCGTCAGTTTGAAGAGGAAGCTCAGAGCATTTCCGCTGCTACGGAACAGCAGGCAGCTACCATGCATGAGGTTTCCGATTCCAGCCATCAGCTGGCTAAACTTGCTCAGAGCATGCAGGATGAAGTCACGAAATTCAAGGTGTAAAAGCAGATTTTCCGTTGCATTCCGCAGGCCTTTATGCTACAATCTTATGTATTGTAGCAATGAACAAGAAGAGTAAATCTTGCGCGGTTTTCACAGAGAGTTTCCGTTGGTGGGAAGGAAACAAAGCCCGGGATTGAAAGTTCGCTTGGGAGCTTTTCGGAGGAAATGCCGGACGTAGGACTGCGTTAAAGTCATTGAGTGAGAAATCAGGGTGGTACCGCGAAATTCAGCCTTCGCCCCTCGTGCACATATTTTGTGCAGGGGCGAGGGCTTTTATATTGTCATCAATCAGGAGGTAAAAATGGAAGAAAAGATTGCTGAGCTGAAGGCTGCGGCCGCAGCTGAAGTCAAAGCTGCCGCAGATATGACGGCGCTGAATGATATCCGTGTAAAATACTTAGGCAAGAAGGGCGAGTTCACCGCTATCCTGCGTGGCATGGGCAGCCTGTCCGCCGAAGAACGTCCGAAGGTGGGCAAGATTGTCAACGTAGCCAAGGCTGAGATTGAAGGGCTGATTGGCCAGCAGACCGGCGAACTCAAGGCCCAGGAAATGAAAAAGCGTCTGGCCAGCGAAAAAATCGATGTGACGTTGCCGGGCCGCACGGTGCCTCAAGGCCATCTGCATCCGCTGACGCTGACCATGCAGCGCATCAAGGACATCTTTGTTCACATGGGCTTCAGCGTGGAAGAGGGCCCGGAAATCGAGCGGGATTACTTCAACTTTGAAGCGCTGAACCTGCCCAAGGACCATCCGGCCCGCGATATGCAGGATTCCTTCTATATCACCGATGAAATCCTCATGCGTTCCCAGACCTCTCCGGTACAGGCACGCACCATGCAGGCCAACGAACCGAATAAGCCAATCCGCATGATTGCCCCGGGCCGCGTTTATCGCCGTGATGAATACGATGCCACCCATTCTCCCATGTTCACCCAGGTGGAAGGCCTTGTCATCGACAAGGGCATCAGCTTTGCTGACCTCAAGGGCACGCTGGAGCTCTTCCTCCATCAGATCTTCAACGAAAACGTGGGCGTGCGCTTCCGTCCCAGCTTCTTCCCCTTCACGGAGCCTTCTGCAGAGGTGGATATCTCCTGCGTTATGTGCCATGGCGAAGGCTGCAAGGTCTGCAAGGGCACGGGCTGGCTGGAAATCCTCGGCGCCGGCATGGTTCATCCCCATGTGTTGGAAATGAGCGGCTATGACCCGAAGGTGGTCAGCGGCTTTGCTTTCGGTCTGGGCGTTGAGCGTATCGCCATGCTGTCCTACGGCATCGACGACTTGCGCCTGTTCTACGACAATGACGTGCGCTTCTTGCAGCAGTTCTAAGTTGTAAGTTGTTTTATAGGGAGGATACATAATGCAGGTTTCCATTAAATGGTTGAACGATTATATAGATTTCAAGGAAACGGCGGAAGAACTGGCCGATAAATACACCATGGCCGGTGTCCCCGTGGAAAATGTCATCCGGGCTGACGAAGGCCTGGACAAGGTGGTGACGGGCCGCATCGAAAAGCTGGAAGCCCATCCTGATTCCGACCATCTGCAGATTTGTCAGATGAATGTTGGTGAGCAGGAACTTATTCAGATCATCACCGGTGCCCAGAATGTAGCCGAAGGCCAGATTGTGCCCGTGGCTATGGTAGGCGCTCATCTGCCCAACGGCCTGCACATCAAGAAGGGCAAGCTGCGCGGCCTGCCCTCCAACGGCATGTTGTGCTCCGCTGAAGAGCTCAAGATGGACCTCACGAAACTCACCGACGAGGAAAAAGACGGCATCTACATCT
It includes:
- a CDS encoding TIGR02679 family protein translates to MKDKLAAEAAAYFKGHAILLALAKEFCCKYRSLGHFGGRVSLTALTVEEQRSLAAFLRRKFGEADSVSYKEFSAAWEKTRFGSIPLPDFLLSLMPGNFITKREERQQEQAKRQEIMDRLLAKYPAGPARRWLQALAQGNLHLFAKELYQQEDVLATVACALAMLPAKYERLPLFANRVAQNPHALDFDRTEGRLFLQALAFLQGENVPSAADARTELLYKYRLIRDDILNFATVYGLKAYGEDGGEIAYWREAANSYAPLNVPLREIAAAERILPVEGNADTVYIVENSGVFSTLLDGLQARQKSVPLVALHGQLKAASWALLDRLAASGIRLLYAGDFDPEGLSIASHILNRYEGAALWHMSVNEYAQANLLLPENRLKKLPTSDHPQLTPLVAAMRQEQKVLYQESLLQELQADLWKK
- a CDS encoding methyl-accepting chemotaxis protein; amino-acid sequence: MKLQTKAIILLNIFIVATCLCLGFLGYRSADIGFDEALRMKAYSNVVSFLELVEHRHPGKWQIKGSELYKGDYKINGDEDLVDDLGKVCNGHVTIFLGDTRVATTVRNEGGSRAVNTKCSAAVAEKVLQKGEFFVGEANVLGEDYQSAYEPIKDTQGKIIGMLYVGLSDSEFDGIRAGFLSSVLLTMVIILILSGIVSYYIIGKALQPMAALTEGLQRIADGDLRGAPVPVQSSDEIGQLTACGNDMQERLGNLIRNVADSVQTVSAAAEELTASAMQTTDTVQSVADSTVHMSEGAARQAEIINTLEAETEEMSKKVEALAASAKTMRQASQLSQERARTGGQSVGQAVKQIQQIAEQVASSAQVVAALGKRSDEIGAIVDTISTISEQTNLLALNAAIEAARAGEAGRGFSVVADEVRKLAEQSSEAAGNISQLIVAIQNDTQQAVNAIEEGNRNVSEGAKTIASTGEAFKDIERQVDILDNHIKESLTHIQVVEKTSRDILASMGNVQTQSRQFEEEAQSISAATEQQAATMHEVSDSSHQLAKLAQSMQDEVTKFKV
- the pheS gene encoding phenylalanine--tRNA ligase subunit alpha — its product is MEEKIAELKAAAAAEVKAAADMTALNDIRVKYLGKKGEFTAILRGMGSLSAEERPKVGKIVNVAKAEIEGLIGQQTGELKAQEMKKRLASEKIDVTLPGRTVPQGHLHPLTLTMQRIKDIFVHMGFSVEEGPEIERDYFNFEALNLPKDHPARDMQDSFYITDEILMRSQTSPVQARTMQANEPNKPIRMIAPGRVYRRDEYDATHSPMFTQVEGLVIDKGISFADLKGTLELFLHQIFNENVGVRFRPSFFPFTEPSAEVDISCVMCHGEGCKVCKGTGWLEILGAGMVHPHVLEMSGYDPKVVSGFAFGLGVERIAMLSYGIDDLRLFYDNDVRFLQQF